A region from the Oceanidesulfovibrio marinus genome encodes:
- a CDS encoding glutamine--tRNA ligase/YqeY domain fusion protein has protein sequence MSNKETMPDNTTPETASRTNFIREVIDADLESGKYDGRVQTRFPPEPNGYLHIGHAKSICLNFGIARDYEGRCNMRFDDTNPLTEEVEYVDSIQADVRWLGFDWSERHFASDYFDQLFEYAVQLIKKGKAYVDDLSAEEIREHRGTLTEPGTNSPYRDRTIEENLDLFMRMKNGEFEDGSRVLRAKIDMSHPNIVMRDPTLYRIRKAPHHRTGDKWVIYPMYDFTHCISDSIEKVTHSLCTLEFKNNRELYDWVLDTLEVYHPQQIEFARLNLSYTVLSKRRLIQLVREGYVDGWDDPRMPTMVGLRRRGIPAAAIRDFCERIGVAKADNLVDIALLEHCVREELNRTAPRIMGVLNPIKATIENYPEDQVEWFEMPYFPDEPEKGTRQVPFSRTLYLERDDFREEAPRKFFRLAPGREVRLRYAYYVTCTDVIKDAEGNVTELILRYDPETKGGWSKDGRKVKGTLHWVSANHALECETRLYDRLFTVENPMDKQHGDFKNTINEDSLEMVTSYVEPSLKDAEPGLQVQFERLGYFCVDTRDSKPGQPVFNRTVTLRDSWARIERSQKK, from the coding sequence ATGAGCAACAAAGAGACCATGCCGGACAACACTACCCCCGAGACAGCCTCCCGCACCAACTTTATCCGCGAAGTCATCGACGCCGATCTGGAAAGCGGCAAGTACGACGGCCGCGTGCAGACACGGTTTCCCCCGGAACCCAACGGCTATCTGCACATCGGCCACGCCAAGTCCATCTGCCTGAACTTCGGCATTGCACGCGACTATGAAGGCCGCTGCAACATGCGCTTCGACGATACCAACCCGCTGACCGAAGAGGTGGAGTACGTGGACTCCATCCAGGCGGACGTCCGCTGGCTCGGCTTTGACTGGAGCGAGCGCCACTTCGCCTCCGATTACTTCGACCAGCTTTTCGAGTACGCCGTACAGCTCATCAAGAAGGGCAAGGCGTACGTGGACGACCTTTCGGCCGAGGAAATCCGCGAGCACCGCGGCACCCTGACCGAGCCGGGCACGAACAGCCCGTACCGCGACCGCACCATCGAGGAGAACCTCGACCTCTTCATGCGCATGAAGAACGGAGAGTTCGAGGATGGCAGCCGCGTGCTGCGCGCCAAGATCGACATGAGCCATCCCAACATCGTGATGCGCGACCCCACGCTCTACCGCATCCGCAAGGCGCCGCACCACCGCACCGGGGACAAGTGGGTCATCTACCCCATGTACGACTTCACCCACTGCATCTCGGACTCCATCGAGAAGGTCACCCACTCCCTCTGCACCCTGGAGTTCAAGAACAACCGCGAGCTGTACGACTGGGTGCTGGACACTTTGGAGGTCTACCACCCGCAGCAGATCGAGTTCGCGCGGCTCAACCTTTCCTACACCGTGCTCTCCAAGCGCCGGCTTATCCAGCTCGTGCGCGAGGGCTATGTGGACGGGTGGGACGATCCCCGCATGCCCACCATGGTCGGCCTGCGCCGGCGCGGCATTCCGGCGGCTGCCATCCGGGACTTCTGCGAGCGCATCGGCGTAGCCAAGGCGGACAACCTCGTGGACATCGCCCTCCTGGAGCACTGCGTGCGCGAGGAGCTGAACCGCACGGCCCCGCGCATCATGGGCGTTCTGAACCCCATCAAGGCAACCATCGAGAACTACCCGGAAGACCAGGTTGAGTGGTTCGAGATGCCGTACTTCCCGGACGAGCCCGAAAAAGGCACGCGGCAGGTGCCCTTCTCCCGTACGCTCTACCTGGAGCGCGACGACTTCCGCGAGGAGGCGCCCAGGAAGTTCTTCCGGCTCGCCCCGGGCCGCGAGGTGCGGCTGCGCTATGCCTACTACGTGACCTGCACGGACGTGATCAAGGACGCCGAGGGCAACGTGACCGAGCTCATCCTGCGCTACGACCCGGAAACCAAGGGCGGCTGGTCCAAGGACGGCCGCAAGGTCAAGGGCACGCTCCACTGGGTCAGCGCAAACCACGCCCTGGAGTGCGAGACACGGCTCTACGACCGGCTCTTTACCGTGGAAAACCCCATGGACAAGCAGCACGGAGATTTCAAGAACACCATCAACGAGGACTCGCTGGAGATGGTGACGAGCTACGTGGAACCGTCGCTCAAGGACGCCGAGCCCGGCCTGCAGGTGCAGTTCGAACGCCTCGGCTACTTCTGCGTGGACACGAGAGACTCCAAACCGGGCCAGCCGGTCTTCAACCGCACGGTTACTCTGCGCGACAGCTGGGCGCGCATCGAGCGTTCGCAGAAGAAGTAG
- a CDS encoding deoxyribonuclease IV, translated as MPEQGTTEKQSTAAQPANVLMLGAHMSVAGGLDTAFGRIRKVRGTALQLFTRNQRTWKDAPMDEAEVEAFRSAWAEWGPYPVASHASYLINLASPKPEIVEKSVASLAREIYRCARLGVTDIVLHPGAPQEAGPEAGIAAVARGLDAAFAMAGEMLAKEGAAVHAEPKVLLEITAGQGSTLGSTFAELAAIIAAAENESRLGICVDTCHAFAAGYDLSTPAGLSKTLAEMDAAGLRGRLGLLHLNDSKTELGSRKDRHTHIGEGFIGVEGFAGVVKDPYLRTIPMVIEMPKGENLEYDFKNLGLLRQLAGIAKE; from the coding sequence ATGCCTGAGCAAGGGACAACGGAAAAACAAAGCACGGCGGCGCAGCCCGCGAACGTATTGATGCTCGGCGCGCACATGAGCGTGGCTGGTGGGCTGGACACGGCGTTCGGACGCATACGCAAGGTCCGGGGCACGGCCCTGCAGCTCTTTACCCGCAACCAGCGGACGTGGAAGGACGCGCCCATGGACGAGGCCGAGGTGGAGGCCTTCCGCTCGGCCTGGGCCGAGTGGGGACCGTACCCCGTGGCCTCGCACGCCTCCTATCTTATCAACCTGGCCAGCCCCAAGCCGGAGATCGTGGAGAAGTCCGTGGCCTCGCTGGCGCGGGAAATCTACCGCTGCGCACGGCTGGGCGTGACCGACATCGTGCTGCACCCCGGCGCGCCGCAGGAGGCCGGGCCGGAGGCAGGCATTGCCGCCGTTGCCAGGGGGTTGGACGCGGCCTTCGCCATGGCCGGAGAGATGCTGGCCAAAGAAGGCGCGGCTGTGCACGCCGAGCCCAAAGTGCTTCTGGAGATCACGGCCGGGCAGGGCTCCACCCTGGGTAGCACCTTTGCCGAGCTCGCCGCGATCATCGCTGCGGCAGAAAACGAGTCGCGGCTGGGCATCTGCGTGGATACGTGCCACGCCTTTGCCGCCGGATACGACCTGTCCACGCCGGCTGGTTTATCAAAGACCCTGGCGGAGATGGACGCCGCCGGCCTGCGGGGGCGGCTGGGCCTGCTGCATCTGAACGACTCCAAGACCGAGCTCGGGTCCAGAAAAGACAGGCACACCCACATCGGCGAAGGGTTCATCGGTGTGGAAGGATTTGCCGGAGTCGTCAAAGACCCGTACCTGCGGACCATCCCCATGGTCATAGAGATGCCCAAGGGCGAGAATCTGGAGTACGACTTCAAAAATCTGGGTCTGCTGCGGCAACTTGCTGGTATTGCAAAGGAATGA
- a CDS encoding substrate-binding periplasmic protein, which yields MIAALAVPSSASQQITINSTYSPPYTTPNRDGYFDLLLIEAFGRLGYQVHVNMLPAQRALADAASGRADGDIGRIAGLDKSYPSLVRVPEPALDSREFVGFSRHVDIATTSWETLAPYHLAYVEGWQIFRDNIPKQATVTALHSTDALFRFLDKDRCDIALTARFDGLAMLKALHIEDVHILEPPLASLKMYLYLNRNRIDLVEPLAEIFREMKADGSIDSIRTQVFGRYARR from the coding sequence ATGATCGCGGCGCTGGCCGTTCCGTCATCTGCCTCGCAGCAGATCACCATCAATTCGACCTACTCGCCGCCCTACACCACGCCGAACCGTGACGGCTACTTCGACCTCCTGCTCATCGAGGCCTTCGGCAGGCTGGGCTACCAGGTGCATGTGAACATGCTGCCAGCCCAGCGAGCCCTGGCGGACGCGGCCAGCGGACGCGCCGACGGCGACATAGGCCGCATAGCCGGTCTTGATAAATCGTATCCCTCTTTGGTGCGCGTGCCGGAACCGGCGCTGGACTCCCGCGAGTTCGTGGGTTTCTCGCGGCATGTGGATATCGCGACCACGAGCTGGGAGACGCTCGCCCCATACCACCTGGCCTACGTGGAGGGCTGGCAGATATTCCGCGACAATATTCCGAAACAGGCCACCGTGACCGCGCTCCACTCCACCGACGCCCTCTTCCGCTTTCTGGACAAGGATCGCTGCGACATCGCCTTGACCGCGCGCTTCGACGGTTTGGCAATGCTCAAGGCGCTGCACATCGAGGACGTGCACATCCTTGAACCGCCCCTCGCCTCTCTCAAGATGTACCTGTACCTCAACAGAAACCGGATCGACCTGGTCGAGCCGCTGGCCGAAATCTTTCGGGAGATGAAGGCGGACGGCTCCATTGATTCGATCCGGACTCAGGTATTCGGGCGCTACGCCCGGCGTTGA